TAGTCATCTAGTATACAAAATAATTGATTAGAAAAGTATTTTAAAATTAGAATATAGAAAAGAAAGTATATAATAAAtataaaaacatacccaaaatttcatgTCGAGATAATGTTTTGCTATCGAATGTTTTGTTTTTTGTGCCGTTTGGATGTCATCAAACATAATCTTCCGTACAACCAAATTAAAGCAATCTTTGTCCATGGGTAAATCATCCTTCAGCATTTCTTGTAGTTTTCTGAGAGACAAGCTAATCGGATATGGCTTTGAACTTTGGATCCATACTTTCCTGATAATGATAAAATTAATAAAATAAACCATTAAGAAAATAAGTAAGATAATTTAAAATTGCAAAACTAATTTGAAATGACTTACTCTAAAATCTCAGTGTAATTGATTGATTTAATGAAGCTACAGAGTCCAGCTGTTAATTCATGTACACTCATATTAGAAAGAATAGATATTAGTGATCTGTATTTATTTTCAACAGATAATGGGATTTTTTTCTTTGATATTTTTATATCATCTAGGCTTTCTAATATTTGAACATCATCAGGATCTCCATTAGTGTCATCGTTACTTTCTTCAACGATTGTAGTCCTTGCTGCAGTGTTTGTTTTCCAACATAATAGTATGCTGGCTAACTTAAACCTAAATGAAGTAATCATTTCCTGTACAACACAAAGAATTATTAGTAAATTATTTAAAAAATAACATACTTTTTGGGAAATTAACATACTTTTTAATTTTAAAAAGATATATACCTGTGTAATTGGGTAAGATAGTGCACATCCGGTGAAATATTccataaatttgatcataaacaaACCACATGAAGAACTGTCTGTTTGAATTGCCTTTTGTAATTGTTCTATGATCTTCCATTCAGTGAGATCAACGTCTTTCCAATTGTCTTTTACCAAGTTTTGACTTTTAAGAAGGTCCAAATGAAATTGTACTCCTCGTAGCTAAAAATAAAATAATGGTTAGAAATGATACACATTAGCGAAGTATATTAAAAATGGTTTTGTAACTAACCGTATGAGCGAGATCATCACGGTCAAAGTCCCAGCACAATGACTCCAGTACTTGAACCTCACGTTTTTTTGTATTCACAACAGCTAAATACCAATGTGTGTTGTTGGCATTTATTGGAAGTTTAATCTGTAATAAAAATAATTAGGAAAATAATAGATGAAAATGTATGAAACATAGAACATGTAAATTATGAATATGGATATTACCATGTCATGTTGCATATATTCGACGACAGTCTCTGTCATGAAGGCACTATCTTTTTGTATTCCAAGTTCGCCATCTCGTTTAAATAGTGAGGTAACAAATGGACTCTCAAAATATACTTTATTATCATTCTGGAGATGTATTTGGTCCTTTATACAACATATATATGCATTGATCACCTATAATTTTGAAATTTAAAAATACATTACTAATAGATATAAGTGATTAGAATATTTTTCCAGTTTGAGTAAGGGTACTTACATCATCATTTATCCACTCCTTTTCATTTAGCAGGCACATCAATTGATTTTGCAAGACACAACTTCCATCTATCTCCACGAGCAATTGTTTACTCAAAGATGATTCTATTGCTATATGAGCACATAGATCATGGTCGGTCAATGTATAGTCTGCATAAAATAATTTTTTTAAGAATATATAAAATACGAAAGTAtacataataaataaataaatacctTGTGGGAGATAATCATATGTCTCATCAACTTTGATCCCTTTATTTGGATCTGGTTCCTTGACATCATGTAATATTAAAACAGGAGTTAATGTCGAGCTAGAAGGTGATGGCAATGGATCATGATCTATCTGATTTTCTGATTCAGGCACAATCGATTCAAAACATTCAGAAACTGGATTAGATGCTGACATAGTTGGTGACATTGGTGATGACTCCAAAACACCTGATTCAGAAATTTTTGCTTTTTTTGAAGGTCGGTTATCGAAATCCTCTGGAATGTTCATTTCGGAGGTGTCATCTGTTTTCTGCAGTTACAACATAAATAAACTGCATTAGAAAACCCACTTAGGGTATATATAAAGGTAGATGCAGTTGTTGAGTGCTGAACTAAATTGACTTGCTCTATTTAACAACAACAAATGTTCACAGCAGCAACATATATCAAAATATGCAATTTGCAGGGGGAAACTTACAGTGTGCATGTTGCTATCATCAAGTGTTGCTaggaaatatgcccgtgcgttgcaacgggagaaaacttATCAGATTATGAAGGTGTGATAGATAAAAAAAATTGAatcaaatgcaagcatgagagggacttTTATAATGTGATTTCCCAAACTTTGTCTGTGATATCATGATGACACAAGGGACTTTTAAAAAGTCATTTCAAAAACTAATGTGATGGTCTCATCACGACTTGATTTCTAAAGGCATCACAACGAATTATATATTGGCTGAGCAAACTGCATTGATGGACCCTGCGTGAGCTAGACTGATGAATGATGTGTCTCGCCTTGACCTAGCATACCGGTGTTTACCATAGCCAATATTGTGGTACCAAAACAAACATAGTTGTGTATGAAAACACGGAAATATTTTTTTACCCGGCGCGAGGaactaaataaaatcataaaacaACATCTGCAGATCCCCTAATAAAACCTCTACGTAAGCAATAGTTCGTTTTATTCattatttactgatttgttttaacttttttgaacattttctaaaatttcatggaTATGTTTTTCAAATTTACAAATATGTTTTGAATATTGGATCATTTTTTAATAATCATGAACATTATTTATTTATTGGATATTTatttaaaatcatgattttttataatatgtgaacaattttttgaaatcatgtacattttatgattttccaaatattttttgaattcacaaatagTTTATGACTTTTCACTTTTTTTAGAAAACTTACAACATTTTGAAATTTGGGTTTTTTGAAAATTCCAAATTTTATTtagaaaaaaaataacaaaaatgaGAAAGTGGATAAAAAGCGTAaataaaaacaaaatagaaaacaggggCCTCCACGACTATGGGCCGGCTCATTACCGCGTGCGCTCAAGAGAGGAAAAAGAGAAGAAAAGGGGGAAGGAAGAACCAGGAAGATCCCTGGTCTCCCGTGTGGATGACTGCGCCCTTAGCCATCACACCACTTGTGAGCTCATTTTATTGAAGTGCATCATTTGATAAGAACAGAATCCGGCAGCGATTTTGAAATAGAAATTAATCGTTTTTTTCATCGCTTACAGGTGGCACGGTGTGAAATTAGTGCCAATTTCGGGGACAATTTtcatgacggacgaccagaagcaatagCCCCTTTATTATTAGAGAAAGAATAATAAAAAATGTCGCATACTTCGCCTAGGGCCCAAGGCCTTTTCATCCGACTTTAGTACTACGTTGTAGATCAGTTTGTCGATGCCTAATGACAAAGCATACCATACCGGTAGATTAGCCATATCACTGCCATCGGACTATAAAACTATCATGTATGCAACACTTTCACGGTAATTTTACCTAGATGCAATTGTTCTTGTTTCTCCATAGCATCAACATTTTGGTCAAAAGGATGTATAAGATGGTTGCCTCGTTCCTCTATTCCACCTTGAACATAACCATCTTCAGGGATGTCAAGCATGACATCTTCCACATGATCCAAAATAACAACCTTTTTTAAAATAATGAAG
The Triticum dicoccoides isolate Atlit2015 ecotype Zavitan chromosome 3A, WEW_v2.0, whole genome shotgun sequence genome window above contains:
- the LOC119267026 gene encoding uncharacterized protein LOC119267026 isoform X3, which produces MHTKTDDTSEMNIPEDFDNRPSKKAKISESGVLESSPMSPTMSASNPVSECFESIVPESENQIDHDPLPSPSSSTLTPVLILHDVKEPDPNKGIKVDETYDYLPQDYTLTDHDLCAHIAIESSLSKQLLVEIDGSCVLQNQLMCLLNEKEWINDDVINAYICCIKDQIHLQNDNKVYFESPFVTSLFKRDGELGIQKDSAFMTETVVEYMQHDMIKLPINANNTHWYLAVVNTKKREVQVLESLCWDFDRDDLAHTLRGVQFHLDLLKSQNLVKDNWKDVDLTEWKIIEQLQKAIQTDSSSCGLFMIKFMEYFTGCALSYPITQEMITSFRFKLASILLCWKTNTAARTTIVEESNDDTNGDPDDVQILESLDDIKISKKKIPLSVENKYRSLISILSNMSVHELTAGLCSFIKSINYTEILEKVWIQSSKPYPISLSLRKLQEMLKDDLPMDKDCFNLVVRKIMFDDIQTAQKTKHSIAKHYLDMKFWMTTDFGRHPEFRKKLDAEQLANTVRNWPGIKYNVSTCKTIHIPVQSNSDFILFTLDKDTRTMYILDPAPINPMYRWNPLAKYVRKIIWIAEHLQKAMSKACPGSIWNEDILLWHQKILDDIPVYNRELSGYVVPLFMSTWENERPHLPILKDGYELRKIILGQLLTFKDNESEDNMPAGVLEFINCIRKIQSKSGLACYF
- the LOC119267026 gene encoding uncharacterized protein LOC119267026 isoform X1 yields the protein MHTKTDDTSEMNIPEDFDNRPSKKAKISESGVLESSPMSPTMSASNPVSECFESIVPESENQIDHDPLPSPSSSTLTPVLILHDVKEPDPNKGIKVDETYDYLPQGIYLFIMYTFVFYIFLKKLFYADYTLTDHDLCAHIAIESSLSKQLLVEIDGSCVLQNQLMCLLNEKEWINDDVINAYICCIKDQIHLQNDNKVYFESPFVTSLFKRDGELGIQKDSAFMTETVVEYMQHDMIKLPINANNTHWYLAVVNTKKREVQVLESLCWDFDRDDLAHTLRGVQFHLDLLKSQNLVKDNWKDVDLTEWKIIEQLQKAIQTDSSSCGLFMIKFMEYFTGCALSYPITQEMITSFRFKLASILLCWKTNTAARTTIVEESNDDTNGDPDDVQILESLDDIKISKKKIPLSVENKYRSLISILSNMSVHELTAGLCSFIKSINYTEILEKVWIQSSKPYPISLSLRKLQEMLKDDLPMDKDCFNLVVRKIMFDDIQTAQKTKHSIAKHYLDMKFWMTTDFGRHPEFRKKLDAEQLANTVRNWPGIKYNVSTCKTIHIPVQSNSDFILFTLDKDTRTMYILDPAPINPMYRWNPLAKYVRKIIWIAEHLQKAMSKACPGSIWNEDILLWHQKILDDIPVYNRELSGYVVPLFMSTWENERPHLPILKDGYELRKIILGQLLTFKDNESEDNMPAGVLEFINCIRKIQSKSGLACYF
- the LOC119267026 gene encoding uncharacterized protein LOC119267026 isoform X4; amino-acid sequence: MHTKTDDTSEMNIPEDFDNRPSKKAKISESGVLESSPMSPTMSASNPVSECFESIVPESENQIDHDPLPSPSSSTLTPVLILHDVKEPDPNKGIKVDETYDYLPQAIESSLSKQLLVEIDGSCVLQNQLMCLLNEKEWINDDVINAYICCIKDQIHLQNDNKVYFESPFVTSLFKRDGELGIQKDSAFMTETVVEYMQHDMIKLPINANNTHWYLAVVNTKKREVQVLESLCWDFDRDDLAHTLRGVQFHLDLLKSQNLVKDNWKDVDLTEWKIIEQLQKAIQTDSSSCGLFMIKFMEYFTGCALSYPITQEMITSFRFKLASILLCWKTNTAARTTIVEESNDDTNGDPDDVQILESLDDIKISKKKIPLSVENKYRSLISILSNMSVHELTAGLCSFIKSINYTEILEKVWIQSSKPYPISLSLRKLQEMLKDDLPMDKDCFNLVVRKIMFDDIQTAQKTKHSIAKHYLDMKFWMTTDFGRHPEFRKKLDAEQLANTVRNWPGIKYNVSTCKTIHIPVQSNSDFILFTLDKDTRTMYILDPAPINPMYRWNPLAKYVRKIIWIAEHLQKAMSKACPGSIWNEDILLWHQKILDDIPVYNRELSGYVVPLFMSTWENERPHLPILKDGYELRKIILGQLLTFKDNESEDNMPAGVLEFINCIRKIQSKSGLACYF
- the LOC119267026 gene encoding uncharacterized protein LOC119267026 isoform X2, giving the protein MNIPEDFDNRPSKKAKISESGVLESSPMSPTMSASNPVSECFESIVPESENQIDHDPLPSPSSSTLTPVLILHDVKEPDPNKGIKVDETYDYLPQGIYLFIMYTFVFYIFLKKLFYADYTLTDHDLCAHIAIESSLSKQLLVEIDGSCVLQNQLMCLLNEKEWINDDVINAYICCIKDQIHLQNDNKVYFESPFVTSLFKRDGELGIQKDSAFMTETVVEYMQHDMIKLPINANNTHWYLAVVNTKKREVQVLESLCWDFDRDDLAHTLRGVQFHLDLLKSQNLVKDNWKDVDLTEWKIIEQLQKAIQTDSSSCGLFMIKFMEYFTGCALSYPITQEMITSFRFKLASILLCWKTNTAARTTIVEESNDDTNGDPDDVQILESLDDIKISKKKIPLSVENKYRSLISILSNMSVHELTAGLCSFIKSINYTEILEKVWIQSSKPYPISLSLRKLQEMLKDDLPMDKDCFNLVVRKIMFDDIQTAQKTKHSIAKHYLDMKFWMTTDFGRHPEFRKKLDAEQLANTVRNWPGIKYNVSTCKTIHIPVQSNSDFILFTLDKDTRTMYILDPAPINPMYRWNPLAKYVRKIIWIAEHLQKAMSKACPGSIWNEDILLWHQKILDDIPVYNRELSGYVVPLFMSTWENERPHLPILKDGYELRKIILGQLLTFKDNESEDNMPAGVLEFINCIRKIQSKSGLACYF